The Oceanispirochaeta sp. M1 genome has a window encoding:
- a CDS encoding ribose-phosphate pyrophosphokinase — translation MKDKMRIFCCGSNPGLSESIAGELDMKLSPLEISRFSNDNLSVQIQENVRDRDVFVIQSLTTPVSEHLMEMLITMDALRSSSAGRITAVIPYYSYARSDKKDAPRISITARLIADLLKTAGADRVLTMDLHSAQVHGFFSMPVDHLTATYTIADYFRHYENKENMIVVATDAGGAKRAGRFAESLDAPIAIIDKRRISDTEVNQGELIGNVRGRDAVIFDDEIATGATILETIKTLKAAGVGKIYVSAVHPVLCGEAVSRLKKAGIEKLIVTNTVEITEEKLMKNMMVLSVAPLMAEAIRRIHTGESVGELFPH, via the coding sequence ATGAAAGATAAAATGAGAATATTCTGCTGCGGTTCAAATCCGGGTCTCAGTGAATCAATTGCCGGGGAACTCGATATGAAATTGAGCCCCCTTGAAATATCCCGTTTCTCCAACGACAACCTTTCGGTACAAATTCAGGAAAATGTCAGAGACAGAGATGTCTTTGTGATTCAATCCCTTACAACTCCGGTAAGCGAACACCTTATGGAGATGCTGATCACAATGGATGCACTGCGCAGTTCCTCTGCAGGGAGGATCACAGCGGTAATTCCCTATTACTCTTATGCCCGTTCCGATAAAAAGGATGCACCCAGGATATCTATTACCGCCAGATTGATTGCAGATCTACTCAAGACGGCAGGAGCCGACAGGGTCCTGACCATGGACCTCCACTCAGCTCAGGTTCACGGTTTTTTCAGTATGCCCGTAGATCACCTGACAGCGACATATACCATTGCAGATTATTTCCGGCACTATGAAAACAAAGAGAATATGATTGTTGTGGCAACCGATGCGGGGGGCGCCAAGAGAGCCGGCCGTTTTGCCGAGAGTCTGGATGCTCCTATTGCCATCATTGATAAAAGAAGAATCAGTGATACTGAGGTGAACCAGGGAGAGTTGATTGGTAATGTACGCGGCAGGGATGCTGTAATTTTTGACGATGAGATTGCCACAGGCGCTACAATACTCGAAACCATCAAAACCCTTAAAGCTGCGGGAGTCGGAAAGATCTATGTCAGTGCTGTCCACCCTGTTCTCTGCGGTGAAGCCGTAAGCCGGCTCAAAAAGGCGGGAATCGAAAAACTGATTGTAACCAACACCGTGGAGATAACGGAAGAGAAACTTATGAAAAATATGATGGTACTCTCGGTTGCCCCCCTTATGGCGGAAGCAATCCGGCGTATTCATACCGGAGAAAGTGTGGGAGAGCTATTCCCTCACTGA